The nucleotide window TTGCCGACGCATCAATAATGGAAATCATCCTGATGTTCATATCGTTGAACCTGATGGGTTATCGATTAAGGTTGACCAAATTAGAAATCTACAAGCGGAGTTTTCCAAAAAGGGTGTCGAATCCTCAAGAAAAGTGTATGTCATAGTCCATGCAGATAAAATGAGTGTGAGTGCATCAAATAGTTTGCTAAAGTTTTTGGAGGAACCAAGTCCTGGGACAGTTGCCTTCCTATTAACAGAACAACTGCAGCAAATATTGCCAACCATACTTTCTAGATGCCAAGTATTGGCATTTCGTCCGTTAGCTCCCCAGGTAATGGTGAAACAGCTACAAGAAAATGGCGTTGAACCGGCTAAGGCACCACTGCTGGCACAGTTAACGAATAATCTGGATGAGGCCCTCAAATTAAATGTCGATGAATGGTTTGCACAAGCCCAAAAAATAGTGGTAAAATTATATGAGGTGTTGAGAAAAAACCCCCTTGAGGCAATGGTAACACTCCAGGGTGATTGGTTTCTGCACTTTAAGGATAAAGAACAGATTCAACGTGGTTTAGACCTTTTACTTCTTATTTTTAAGGATTTACTTTATATACAATTAGATAAGCAGGAGCAAATTGTTTTCATAGAAGAAAGAGAGCGGTTAAAACAATTTGCCTTGCAAACATCTGGACGGCGCTTATCGGATCAAATGTCAGCTATTCTTGATGCAAAAAGGAAGCTGCAGGCAAATATGAATCCTCAGCTGATGATGGAACAGCTTGTGTTAAAAATTCAGGAGGGATCTTCATTTGTATGATGTTGTAGGAGTTCGCTTTAAAAAAGCGGGGAAAATCTATTATTTTGATCCTGGAGACCTCTCAATCGAAAAGGATGACTTTGTGATTGTTGAGACGGTCCGCGGCGTTGAATACGGGAGGGCAGTTATCGCCCGTAAACAGGTAGAGGAGCATGATGTGGTTCTTCCATTAAAAAAGGTGGTTAGAATTGCTGACCAGAAGGATCGCATGATTGTCGAAGAAAATAAGCAGGCAGCCCAAGAGGCATATGAGGTTTGTAATGAAAAGGTGAATGAACATCAACTGGATATGAAGCTAGTGGATGTTGAATATACATTTGATCGAAATAAGATTATCTTCTACTTTACTGCTGATGGAAGAGTTGATTTCCGTGAGTTGGTCAAAGATTTAGCAGCTATTTTTCGGACACGCATTGAATTACGCCAGATTGGCGTCCGTGATGAAGCGAAGATGCTTGGTGGTATTGGCCCATGCGGCCGAATGCTATGTTGTTCAACCTTCTTAGGTGATTTCGATCCCGTCTCTATTAAAATGGCGAAGGATCAAAACCTTTCATTAAATCCTACAAAAATATCCGGTTTATGTGGCAGATTGATGTGCTGCTTAAAATATGAAAATGATGAATATGAAGCCGCAAAAGAAGCTTTGCCTGATTTAGGGGAAATCATTGAAACACCGCAGGGTGCAGGAAAAGTGGTAGGACTAAATATATTAGAGCGGGTACTTCAAGTGGAACTTAAGGAACAAGACCGAGTTCTGGAGTATACCTTGGAAGAAATTATTAAAGAAGGTGCCTTTTCTATACAGTCCACAGATTAAGAGGTGTGCGCCGTGGATAAAAAGGAAATATTTGAATCAGTGAGTAATATGGAAACGCAAATTGGCCATCTTTACCAAAAACTCGGAGAATTAAAGCAGCATTTAGCTGAAATACTCGAAGAGAATCATTATTTAAAGCTGGAAAATGAACATCTGAGACGCCGTTTAGATGTATCAATTAAAGAAGAAAAGAAAAAAACAGAGAATAAAAAAGCCGAAGGGGGCCCCGCCCATCAGGAGGCTTCTCCAGGGGAAAAGCTCTTTGATATTGGAGAAGGGTACGACAACCTTGCCCGTCTTTATCATGAAGGGTTTCACATTTGTAATCTTCATTTTGGAAGTTTGCGAAAGGAAGGAGATTGTTTATTCTGCCTTTCTTTTCTTAATAAGAAATAACCTAAGGGGGCTGATAAAATCAGCCCTTATTTTCATATTAGAATAGGATGGTTTTAGTGGTAAATTTGAAAGATGATGAACGACTCGATTATTTGCTTGCCGAGGATTTGAGGATTATTCAAAGCCCATCCGTTTTTTCCTTTTCACTCGATGCTGTATTATTGGCCCGGTTTGTATATGTACCCATTCAAAAGGGGAATTTAATTGATCTCTGCAGCGGTAATGGGGTAATTCCCTTATTTTTAAGCGCCCGCACAAGAGGGACTATAATTGGCGTTGAAATACAAGATCGTTTATATGATATGGCAATCCGAAGTATTGAATATAACGGGCTTCAACAGCAGTTACAGATGATTCACGGTGATATTAAAGAGATGTCCAAACAACTAGGCTTTGGCAAGTTCGATGTGGTTACGTGTAATCCACCCTATTTTACGACTCCTTCAAAGGACGAAATCAATCCTAATGAACATCTTGCTATCGCGCGCCACGAAATCCTTTGTACACTTGAGGATACGATTAAGGCTTCAAGTCAATTGGTGCGGCAGGGTGGGAAAGTGGCCTTTGTCCATCGCCCGGGCCGGCTTATCGATATCATTACATTGATGAGGCAGTACAGGCTCGAACCAAAGCGGATTCAGTTTGTTTATCCAAAGCTTGGTAAGGAAAGCAACACAGTTTTAGTTGAAGCAATAAAGGACGGCAGTCCAGATTTAAAAATCCTGCCACCACTCATTGTTTATAATGATGCAGATGAATATACACCTGAAATCAGAGGGATTTTATATGGAGAAGAGTGAACACTTTTTTTATGTGGTAACATGCAGGGACGGGAGTCTTTACGCGGGTTATACAAATAATCTTGAACGGCGCATTATGCTTCATAATAAGGGGAAAGGGGCGAAATACACACGTAGCAGGAGTCCTGTAGCGCTTACCTTTTATAAAGGGTATGACAATAAAAGTGATGCGATGAGTGCGGAATATTATTTTAAACAGTTATCTCGTAAGCAGAAAATAGAGTTTTTAATGGAAGAAATGGGTGGATATCATGTGGCAGCAGAAAAGTTTTGAAAATGAGGAGCATAAAGGAATTCTTTATTTAGTTCCAACTCCCATTGGGAACCTTGAGGATATGAGCTTTCGAGCAATAAGAATCTTAAAAGAGGCAGATGTAATTGCTGCTGAAGATACAAGAAATACAAAAAAACTTTGCAATTATTTCGAAATTGATACCCCTGTTGTTAGCTATCATGAGCATAATAAGGAATCAAGTGGGGAGAAACTGATTCAAAAAGTGAAGGAAGGCCAAAAGGTGGCTGTTGTTAGTGACGCTGGCATGCCTGCGATTTCTGATCCCGGCTATGAGCTTGTGATGGAAGCGATTAGTGAAAAAATGACAGTTGTCCCATTACCGGGTGCAAATGCGGCACTCACAGCCTTAATTGCCTCGGGAATCTCCTGCCAGCCTTTTTATTTTTATGG belongs to Neobacillus sp. OS1-2 and includes:
- a CDS encoding GIY-YIG nuclease family protein is translated as MEKSEHFFYVVTCRDGSLYAGYTNNLERRIMLHNKGKGAKYTRSRSPVALTFYKGYDNKSDAMSAEYYFKQLSRKQKIEFLMEEMGGYHVAAEKF
- a CDS encoding stage 0 sporulation family protein, which produces MYDVVGVRFKKAGKIYYFDPGDLSIEKDDFVIVETVRGVEYGRAVIARKQVEEHDVVLPLKKVVRIADQKDRMIVEENKQAAQEAYEVCNEKVNEHQLDMKLVDVEYTFDRNKIIFYFTADGRVDFRELVKDLAAIFRTRIELRQIGVRDEAKMLGGIGPCGRMLCCSTFLGDFDPVSIKMAKDQNLSLNPTKISGLCGRLMCCLKYENDEYEAAKEALPDLGEIIETPQGAGKVVGLNILERVLQVELKEQDRVLEYTLEEIIKEGAFSIQSTD
- the yabA gene encoding DNA replication initiation control protein YabA; the encoded protein is MDKKEIFESVSNMETQIGHLYQKLGELKQHLAEILEENHYLKLENEHLRRRLDVSIKEEKKKTENKKAEGGPAHQEASPGEKLFDIGEGYDNLARLYHEGFHICNLHFGSLRKEGDCLFCLSFLNKK
- a CDS encoding tRNA1(Val) (adenine(37)-N6)-methyltransferase; protein product: MVNLKDDERLDYLLAEDLRIIQSPSVFSFSLDAVLLARFVYVPIQKGNLIDLCSGNGVIPLFLSARTRGTIIGVEIQDRLYDMAIRSIEYNGLQQQLQMIHGDIKEMSKQLGFGKFDVVTCNPPYFTTPSKDEINPNEHLAIARHEILCTLEDTIKASSQLVRQGGKVAFVHRPGRLIDIITLMRQYRLEPKRIQFVYPKLGKESNTVLVEAIKDGSPDLKILPPLIVYNDADEYTPEIRGILYGEE
- the holB gene encoding DNA polymerase III subunit delta', which produces MVKTWDQLEELQWTVLKMLKNSLLKNRVAHAYLFEGIRGTGKKEVSLLLTKALFCESLLAGYKPCESCTNCRRINNGNHPDVHIVEPDGLSIKVDQIRNLQAEFSKKGVESSRKVYVIVHADKMSVSASNSLLKFLEEPSPGTVAFLLTEQLQQILPTILSRCQVLAFRPLAPQVMVKQLQENGVEPAKAPLLAQLTNNLDEALKLNVDEWFAQAQKIVVKLYEVLRKNPLEAMVTLQGDWFLHFKDKEQIQRGLDLLLLIFKDLLYIQLDKQEQIVFIEERERLKQFALQTSGRRLSDQMSAILDAKRKLQANMNPQLMMEQLVLKIQEGSSFV